In a single window of the Papaver somniferum cultivar HN1 chromosome 8, ASM357369v1, whole genome shotgun sequence genome:
- the LOC113305069 gene encoding putative ubiquitin-conjugating enzyme E2 38, which translates to MDLEEEVRIQIRELVDIQTRMEAEEEKNRTRQRNIVKSEFKQFDTIKDEFFTDHHYYYDHQKNLNHQTIESISRECDILKQGLPDCIFVRANKVKPDLLRAVIIGPEGTPHHDGLFFYDIYLPSKFPDESPKIRSFHAGGWDECNIPSPCPWSPSTSTILESLRSIRRYQIFRANFIHINEMATLLDNELAYKFNWSTMVDVLNKPPRYFENFVARHFHDRAEKILTTCKAYIHKRVNTVDHPVIRVPWQDEFNVMEKHYNKLVDAFQKNGSSVADLSKLGIEFHGESSWGTGMQLAGWAAVIIVTLGALPVACYIITKI; encoded by the coding sequence ATGGATTTGGAGGAAGAAGTGAGAATTCAGATAAGAGAACTAGTGGACATTCAGACAAGAATGGAagctgaagaagaaaaaaatcgaaCAAGGCAGAGGAATATCGTGAAGAGTGAATTCAAGCAATTCGATACCATCAAAGAcgaattctttaccgatcatCACTATTATTATGATCACCAAAAGAATTTGAATCACCAAACAATTGAAAGTATATCTCGTGAATGTGACATCTTAAAACAGGGACTCCCCGATTGCATCTTTGTTAGGGCCAACAAGGTAAAACCAGATCTCTTGCGAGCAGTGATCATCGGACCTGAAGGTACTCCTCACCACGATGGTCTCTTCTTTTATGATATTTACTTACCTTCCAAGTTTCCCGATGAATCTCCCAAAATTCGTTCTTTTCATGCCGGTGGGTGGGATGAATGTAATATTCCAAGTCCATGTCCTTGGAGTCCTTCCACATCCACAATTCTAGAATCTTTAAGATCTATACGTAGATATCAAATCTTTAGAGCaaattttattcacataaatgAGATGGCAACTTTGTTGGATAATGAATTAGCTTATAAGTTCAATTGGAGTACAATGGTTGATGTACTTAATAAGCCTCCTAGgtattttgaaaattttgttgcTCGTCATTTTCATGATCGTGCCGAAAAGATTTTAACAACTTGTAAGGCATATATTCATAAGAGAGTCAACACGGTTGATCATCCCGTTATTAGGGTTCCATGGCAAGACGAATTTAATGTAATGGAGAAGCACTATAACAAGCTTGTGGATGCGTTTCAAAAGAACGGATCTTCTGTGGCTGATTTGTCTAAGCTTGGAATCGAGTTTCATGGTGAGTCATCTTGGGGTACGGGTATGCAGTTAGCTGGATGGGCGGCAGTAATTATTGTCACCTTAGGCGCATTGCCTGTTGCGTGTTATATTATAACCAAGATCTAG
- the LOC113305070 gene encoding pentatricopeptide repeat-containing protein At4g33170-like, whose translation MQKSGVKSDAITFVVVLDAFSHTWVVHEGYSHFDSMLMVYGLWHMLGRAGKITKAEELIEDMPMKPDYFVPSDLLGSCRSHGDGLNPISSKIYKMLEDMISRLKIAGYVPDKPEVLFDVDEEEKALSLHFRQKLAISFGLKSTSPGTQTVFMTSRIMGCGHAKISGNVNAVFTFFANNSLLSISIAS comes from the exons ATGCAAAAAAGTGGGGTAAAATCAGATGCTATTACTTTTGTTGTTGTCTTGGATGCTTTTAGTCACACATGGGTTGTTCATGAAGGGTACTCGCATTTTGATTCTATGTTAATGGTCTATGGTCTATGGCATATGTTAGGCCGGGCGGGTAAAATTACCAAGGCTGAGGAGTTAATAGAAGATATGCCCATGAAACCAGATTATTTTGTGCCGagtgatcttcttggttcttgcAGGAGTCATG GTGATGGGTTGAATCCCATATCATCAAAGATCTATAAAATGTTGGAGGATATGATATCCAGGTTAAAGATAGCAGGTTATGTACCCGACAAACCTGAAGTACTATTTGACGTGGACGAAGAGGAAAAGGCCCTTAGTCTGCACTTCAGACAGAAGTTAGCAATCTCTTTTGGACTCAAAAGTACAAGCCCTGGTACTC AAACCGTTTTCATGACTTCAAGGATCATGGGTTGTGGTCATGCAAAGATTTCTGGTAATGTTAATGCTGTATTTACTTTTTTTGCCAATAATTCATTGTTGTCGATTTCGATTGCTTCATGA